The DNA sequence ACCCTATGGTTGTTGGGCAGGAGCATGATCTTCACATCTTCGTCGTCTCGGACTTCACCGGAGAGACGGCTCACAGTGTCTCCTTGGCTGCTGCCAGGCAATTTCCTGATAAGAGAATAGCCTTTACCCGTCATCGCTATCTTAAAGATCTGGACTTGGCCCGTCAGGTATGCCAAGAGGCGAGGGACGCTGGGGGCATCATCGTCTGTACCCTGGTTGAGCACAGGATTCGCTCCTTCGTCCAACGGGAAGCTCGATGTCTCGGAGTGGCGGTGGTGGACATTTTCGGCCCTCTTATGGAGGTCTTCTCGGCTCAGTTGGGCATTGAACCCCTGGAGGAGCCCGGCCTTATGCACCAAATGGACGAGACCTACTTCAAGCGTGTGAAGGCCATTGAATACTCCATCACGTGCGATGACGGGAGTAACCCTCATCTGCTCAACGAGGCTGATTTGGTGATCCTGGGCGTCTCCCGAACATGTAAAACCCCTCTGTCCATGTATCTGGCCAACAAGGGATATCGGACGGGCAACATCCCTCTTGTTCCAGAGCTGGAGCCGCCGGAACAACTTTTTCAGGTCCCGTCGAACAGAATTGTCGGGCTCATTATCGCTGCGGAAGCTCTGATGCAGATCCGGCGAGAACGCATCCAGATGTTGGGGCTGGACCCCGACAAAGCGTCGTACGCTCAAAAGGATCGAGTGGAGAATGAGTTGAGATACGCTCGTTCGATTATGTCAAGAGTCGGAGCTACCGTCTTTGATGTGACCGGGCGAGCCATAGAGGAAACAGCCCAGGAGATTTTGGATTTGTTGAGGGCAAGTGAGGCCTGATTGAGCGACGAGTCGAACCGGACTCAGGTGTGATCAGGATGATAGCTAAAAACCCTTGATGAGAGGGGAGGAGGGTACATTATGATCTATCGGTATGTACGATGGTTTGAGGAAATTGGCAAAAACGACGTTCCGTTAGTGGGAGGAAAGGGTGCGAACCTGGGGGAGTTGACAAAAAACGGGGTTGACGTGCCTCCTGGTTTTTGTGTTACGGCCCAGGCCTATAGGGAGTTCATCCAAGGCGCTGAGCTTGGTGACCGTATTCGCTCCGTCATTGAATCCGTGAACGTTGATGACCCCGTGGAACTCTCTATGGCTTGTGAGAAAGTTCGTCGGTATATTGAGGACTCTCCCATGCCAATTGAGGTCGAGGCTGAGATCCGGTCGGCTTATCGAGAGCTATCCGAGATAGTGGGGACGGAAGAACCCCGAGTTGCCGTTCGAAGTTCCGCTACGGCGGAGGACCTCCCGGATGCCTCCTTCGCTGGTCAGCAGGACACATACCTCCACATCGTGGGCGTCAGCTCTGTAACCCGTCATGTTCGACGATGCTGGGCTTCTCTGTGGACGGCTCGTGCTACGGCGTACAGGAACACCCAAGGGTACGATCATTTCGACGTGGCTCTGAGTGCTGTAGTTCAGAGGATGATTTCGAGCCATCGTTCTGGAGTCCTGTTCACTGCTGATCCCGTATCGGGAGACCGAAACCGAATCGTGATCGAGGCCAGTTGGGGGTTGGGCGAGGCCGTTGTCTCTGGGATCGTGACGCCGGATCAATACCTCCTGGATAAAAAGGACCTGACCCCTCTGGATGTCTCCGTGGCCGAGAAGAAAACCATGGTTGTCGAGCGTCGTAATGCACAGGGAACGGTATCCGTCTCGGTTGCAGAGTATCTGGGGCCTGAATTTGTCTCTCGTCAGTGCCTCTCAGGTGATGAAATAAGAGCTCTCGGATCGGTAGGCCGATCCATCGAACTTCATTACGGTTGTCCTATGGACGTCGAATGGGCTTTTGACGAGGGATCGGGGAAGCTTTTCATCCTTCAGGCTCGGCCCATCACTACCTTACCAGAGATGTCCGCCGTGGATGTTCCCGAAGAGAACCCCAAGGTGATTGAAACTCCGTCATCATTGATGCCTCAAGAGGACGCTGGATCGTTAGAGGTCTTGGCTCGTGGCTTGGCTGCCTCGCCGGGAATTGCCTCCGGTCCGGTCATCCTGGTTCGGGGGATGGACGAAATTGGAGATGTCCAGGCGGGGCAGATCATGGTTACGGCCATGACCAATCCCGACATGGTCCCCGCTATGAAAAAGGCTGCTGCTGTCGTTACCGACGAGGGAGGGCGAACCTGTCATGCTGCCATAGTCTCCAGGGAACTGGGTATCCCCTGCATCGTCGGGACAAAGGACGGAACGAGGCATCTGGAGTCTGGATCCCTGGTCACGGTCGATGCGACCCGAGGGGTTGTATACAAGGGAACCGTGAGCCTGACCTCCGACGAAGACAGGCATTCGCCCGTGGCCCCTCCGGCGTCGGGATACAGCCGGGACATGGTCTACGATCTTGCTCCGGTCACGGGAACCAAAATATACATGAACTTGGGCGATCCCTCGGTGGTAACAAAGTACAAAAATCTCCCCTTTGACGGTATCGGGTTGATGCGTACTGAGTTTGTTTTCAATAGCTTAGGTGTTCATCCCATGCACCTCGTTAAAACCGGCGAGGGGAATAGGCTCATTGATCACCTCTCTCAGTCGGTTACGACCGTTGCCCAGGCCGTATATCCCAAGCCCATGGTCGTGCGACTGAGCGACTTTCGGACCAACGAATTTCGTGGCCTTCAGGGCGGTGAGGACGTGGAACCCGAGGAGAACAACCCCATGATCGGGTGGCGGGGAGTTTCCCGGTACATCTCGCCCGAGTATGAAGAGGGATTTCGCCTGGAATGTCGGGCTATCAAGAAAGTTCGGGATGAGTTCGGCCT is a window from the Dethiosulfovibrio peptidovorans genome containing:
- a CDS encoding phosphoenolpyruvate synthase; protein product: MIYRYVRWFEEIGKNDVPLVGGKGANLGELTKNGVDVPPGFCVTAQAYREFIQGAELGDRIRSVIESVNVDDPVELSMACEKVRRYIEDSPMPIEVEAEIRSAYRELSEIVGTEEPRVAVRSSATAEDLPDASFAGQQDTYLHIVGVSSVTRHVRRCWASLWTARATAYRNTQGYDHFDVALSAVVQRMISSHRSGVLFTADPVSGDRNRIVIEASWGLGEAVVSGIVTPDQYLLDKKDLTPLDVSVAEKKTMVVERRNAQGTVSVSVAEYLGPEFVSRQCLSGDEIRALGSVGRSIELHYGCPMDVEWAFDEGSGKLFILQARPITTLPEMSAVDVPEENPKVIETPSSLMPQEDAGSLEVLARGLAASPGIASGPVILVRGMDEIGDVQAGQIMVTAMTNPDMVPAMKKAAAVVTDEGGRTCHAAIVSRELGIPCIVGTKDGTRHLESGSLVTVDATRGVVYKGTVSLTSDEDRHSPVAPPASGYSRDMVYDLAPVTGTKIYMNLGDPSVVTKYKNLPFDGIGLMRTEFVFNSLGVHPMHLVKTGEGNRLIDHLSQSVTTVAQAVYPKPMVVRLSDFRTNEFRGLQGGEDVEPEENNPMIGWRGVSRYISPEYEEGFRLECRAIKKVRDEFGLINVWVMLPFVRTTWELERVKDIMASEGLIRNKSFKLWIMAEVPAVVFAADEFATMVDGFSIGSNDLTQLVMGVDRDSGILNTMGYFDERNISVTRAIETLIDAAHRHGITCSICGQGPSLYPDFAEFLVRAGVDSMSVNPDTVAYTRKLVAGVEQRLILGGLRTLHKNN
- a CDS encoding phosphoenolpyruvate synthase regulatory protein; protein product: MVVGQEHDLHIFVVSDFTGETAHSVSLAAARQFPDKRIAFTRHRYLKDLDLARQVCQEARDAGGIIVCTLVEHRIRSFVQREARCLGVAVVDIFGPLMEVFSAQLGIEPLEEPGLMHQMDETYFKRVKAIEYSITCDDGSNPHLLNEADLVILGVSRTCKTPLSMYLANKGYRTGNIPLVPELEPPEQLFQVPSNRIVGLIIAAEALMQIRRERIQMLGLDPDKASYAQKDRVENELRYARSIMSRVGATVFDVTGRAIEETAQEILDLLRASEA